In the genome of Pseudorasbora parva isolate DD20220531a chromosome 10, ASM2467924v1, whole genome shotgun sequence, one region contains:
- the si:ch211-266g18.6 gene encoding synaptotagmin-like protein 2 — protein MMKQSKSALELIDLSFLSAEEEAAIRQVLLRDEDLKRLESGRVRTLRQSVPDLHQLKTLTGEWFEELRVKRYGQQTDVTAVVRTSMRWKKTAAHKPNPFLNDKVDENKEREMEEQSTPPNQSADPRLIHPALSKEIYHQYTDDDFMDDEASSTPQVSGRKEKLQAEMYGSHVLNGKDPERNSTEAQPKQRSNDRITTVFPFLSAVQDTKPESSVSKHVTNREPRRKVSLPPALQKDQSFEENWVKISLEPDAVKPVYDESKSVGLKLKEGKDASCDFGDDGPVEMRKKKTSTKKEPLLQNKTADVIVNTDFEAKLSVSEKNVQKVLDAIEDKEKLKLSNDQNLPTHTNTSQVLRKLSQEYLSMTDDGKLVHIKDAGLHVNSTHIEKSAVEPIQPAKPTSEDAAGLGKGPLEMKDEKESAETDQRMDSDILQSVLSRAQKERPPVLQKISAQEPKQEAGDDLVPTIVIIPSESPDPTQLNGNKHGVSVLEALLEGSTAKTPSYIADAWKDEGVDSDEDDDTSLSSYGSDLSNRKGYSASALSLTDRTSSMLSVYSDAGDFGNVEVQGSVEFAVMYSPVGELTIMIEQCQDLAIANPRKQRTDPYVKTYLYPDKSRRSKRKTSIKKRTVNPVYVESLRYKVKREELPEKTLNLSVWHNDSRGRNVFLGQVEISLKTWDWGHEALTWYNLQPKTSENQELQESNGLLSISLKYVPPESTGGSKGSTGEIHVWLREAKELRGLKPQGVDSFVKCYILPDTRKKSRQKTRVVKKSQDPVYNHAMVYDGFKTGEVSEACCELTVWDHNTLANQFLGGLRLSLGTGQSYGKKVDWMDSLNEEVQIWKRMLANPNSWVEGELPLRSSMTPRK, from the exons ATGATGAAACAATCAAAAAGTGCATTGGAACTGATTGACTTGAGCTTTCTGTCTGCTGAGGAAGAAGCGGCCATCCGACAAGTGCTTCTGAGAGATGAAGATTTAAAGAGACTAGAGAGTGGACGAGTCAG GACGCTGAGGCAGTCAGTCCCTGACCTTCATCAGCTGAAGACTTTGACTGGTGAGTGGTTTGAAGAGCTCAGAGTCAAGCGATATGGACAGCAGACGGATGTCACAGCAGTGGTAAGGACCTCCATGAGATGGAAGAAAACAGCAG CCCATAAACCCAACCCTTTCCTGAATGATAAAGTGGATGAGAACAAAGAGCGTGAAATGGAAGAGCAAAGCACACCTCCAAA TCAATCAGCTGACCCTAGATTAATTCATCCAGCCCTTAGTAAAGAG ATTTATCATCAATATACTGATGATGACTTTATGGATGATG AGGCTTCTTCTACTCCACAAGTGTCTGGTAGAAAAGAAAAACTACAAGCAGAAATGTATGGCAGTCATGTCCTCAATGGCAAAGACCCAGAACGCAATTCAACAGAAGCACAACCCAAGCAGCGATCTAATGACAGAATAACAACCGTTTTTCCCTTCTTAAGTGCAGTTCAAGACACTAAACCTGAAAGCAGTGTTTCAAAGCACGTGACAAATCGTGAACCAAGGCGAAAAGTTTCACTCCCTCCAGCACTACAGAAAGATCAATCGTTTGAGGAAAACTGGGTGAAGATTTCCCTCGAACCGGACGCAGTCAAACCAGTGTATGATGAAAGCAAAAGTGTTGGACTTAAACTAAAAGAG GGAAAAGATGCTTCCTGTGATTTTGGCGATGACGGCCCAGTCGAGATGCGAAAGAAGAAAACATCTACTAAAAAGGAGCCGTTGTTGCAGAATAAAACAGCTGATGTTATAGTAAATACAGATTTTGAAGCGAAACTAAGTGTCAGTGAAAAAAATGTGCAGAAAGTTCTTGATGCCATTGAAGATAAAGAAAAACTGAAGTTATCAAATGATCAGAACTTACCAACACACACCAACACAAGTCAGGTTTTAAGAAAATTAAGCCAAGAGTATCTTTCAATGACAGATGATGGGAAATTAGTGCACATTAAAGATGCTGGATTGCACGTTAACTCTACACATATCGAAAAATCAGCCGTTGAACCAATTCAACCAGCTAAACCTACAAGTGAAGATGCTGCTGGACTGGGTAAAGGTCCTTTAGAAATGAAAGATGAGAAAGAAAGTGCTGAAACCGACCAGAGGATGGATTCAGATATTCTACAAAGTGTTCTCTCTAGAGCTCAAAAGGAAAGACCACCTGTCCTCCAGAAGATCAGCGCTCAGGAGCCAAAACAGGAGGCTGGAGATGATTTGGTTCCCACAATAGTCATTATACCATCTGAATCTCCAGATCCAACACAGTTGAATG GAAATAAACACGGGGTGTCCGTTCTAGAGGCTTTACTCGAGGGTTCCACAGCTAAAACTCCTTCCTACATTGCAGATGCTTGGAAG GATGAAGGAGTCGATtcagatgaggatgatgatACTTCACTGTCCAGCTATGGGTCAGATCTCTCTAACAGAAAAGGCTATTCAGCTAGTGCATTGTCTCTTACTGAT CGCACCAGTAGTATGCTGAGTGTATACAGCGATGCAGGGGATTTTGGTAATGTTGAGGTGCAGGGCTCTGTGGAGTTTGCTGTGATGTACAGTCCCGTTGGAGAGCTGACCATTATGATTGAACAGTGTCAGGATCTGGCTATTGCTAATCCACGTAAACAACGCACTGACCC TTATGTCAAGACCTACCTCTATCCAGACAAGTCTCGTCGCAGCAAAAGAAAAACTTCTATTAAGAAACGGACTGTAAATCCAGTTTATGTGGAATCTCTGAGA TATAAAGTGAAGCGCGAAGAGCTACCAGAAAAGACGCTGAATCTATCTGTGTGGCACAATGACTCCAGGGGCAGAAATGTGTTCCTGGGGCAGGTTGAGATCAGCCTTAAGACCTGGGACTGGGGACATGAAGCCCTCACCTGGTACAACCTACAGCCAAAG acTTCAGAAAATCAAGAATTGCAAGAGTCTAATGGATTGTTGTCAATTTCACTCAAATATGTTCCTCCAGAGTCCACCG gtggGTCGAAGGGCAGCACTGGGGAAATTCATGTCTGGCTGCGGGAGGCAAAAGAGTTACGTGGCTTGAAGCCTCAGGGAGTGGATTCTTTTGTTAAGTG ctaCATTTTACCGGACACCAGAAAGAAAAGCCGCCAGAAGACTCGTGTTGTAAAAAAGAGCCAAGACCCTGTGTATAACCATGCCATGGTGTATGACGGGTTCAAAACTGGGGAAGTCAGTGAGGCCTGCTGCGAATTGACCGTTTGGGACCACAATACTCTCGCCAATCAATTTCTGGGAGGTCTGCGCCTCAGTCTTGGAACAG GGCAGAGTTATGGCAAGAAAGTTGATTGGATGGATTCGTTGAATGAGGAAGTTCAAATATGGAAAAGAATGTTGGCCAATCCAAACAGCTGGGTTGAGGGAGAGCTTCCCCTGAGGTCCTCCATGACCCCGAGGAAATGA